The nucleotide window GCCCTGtgatttgattaaaacccaGTTGCAAGACCTCTAGATTCTTGAGCTTTGATAACCATACAGGTATTTGACCAGTGAGGTCAGAACGAGCCAAACTCAAAAACCGAAGATTTTGGAATCCATCAAAATCAACCATGTCATCACCATATGGCATTCCCTCACCTTTAAAGGAACCAGTAAGCAAGAGTACATGGAGACTTTTGCAACTCATTAATATCTTCATCGCCCCTTTGAGGTTGGTGAATCGGTTGTAACCAAGTGAGAGGAAGGACAAGGATTTCAACGAAAGAATCTCATCATGTATTTGTCCCTCCAGATGATTTCTTGTCAATCGAATGGCTTTTAGGGACCGACATGAGTAAAGGCTTACTGGAACCGTACCAGTGAAGTTATTGTTCCACATGTCAAGCTTAGTAAGTTGACTAAGTCTGGAGAAATCAAGCTTGGAGATATCTCCTTCCAAGTTGTTGGATCCCAAACGCAGTTCTAGAAGGTTTGTGCAATTCATCAAAGATGAGGGCAAAGCACCTTCAAAATTGTTGAAATCAAGGGTCACAATCTTCAACTTGGAGAGCTTCCCCATATTGAGCGGAAGCTTGccaccaaaataattaaagtcaAGGTCAAGGATAGCAAGGTTGGTGAGGTTGACAATTTTATCACTAATAGCTCCATGTAGTGAATTGAGAGGTAATGAAATTTCTTCAAGTTTTGTAGCGTTATAGATATCTTCTGGAAGTAATCCTGAGAGGTTATTGTGACCGGCACGAAAAACCAGCAATTTGGAACACTTTCCTAGCCCTAGAGCAACATTGCCATTGAATatattggaagaaaaatccaatagcCTGAGGAAGGGAGAAGAATGGAGACAAATAGAGGATGGGATATACCCTGTGAAGGTATTGTTGCTGACATTGAAACTAGTTAAGTTGCTTGCTTGTTGGAAGAATGAAGATGGAATGGCTCCCAAGAAGTGATTGCTGGACAAATCCACTATCTGGATATTGCAGGATGATAGAGAAAGTGGTAGCTCCCCATAAAGAAGGTTATAGCTCAAATCAAGGATCTcgagatgattcaaagacaaGAAGAACTGAGTTTCAAGTGAACCATATAGTGAATTGTGGGAAAGGTTCAAGTGGGTGAGATGTGTGAGATTTCCAAGTGAAGAAGGAGAGATACCTCCTTTGAGCCCTTGGGAAGGCAAGAGCAAATGGGTGACCCAAGCATCTTGATTACAAGTGATGCCCTTCCAACGACAACAATCAAAGGATGTCCAATTTGAAGGAGGAGAAGATAGAGTGGAGGCAAAGGACAGGAGGCTGCTGCGTTCAGTTTGTTTGCAGGCatgaatatttgtagatataaTGTAAGAGaataagaggaagagaaggaagccaTGAGCCATTAGGTTATTAACTTGCACTGGTATGTTGCTTTGTGTATGTGCTCACAGGTTGGTATATAAATAAGATCAAGGATGCTTGAAAACGATGCAAACATCACTTCAAATGTTGAGAAGTTGGCAAACAACCACCGCACAATACAAATTATTGATGAAACCGAAGAGATATTCCCACTAATGAAACCAAAGAGAAGACCTCATTGGGCCACCAGAAGAGGACTTGGCCTACTTAGTTTAAAGTCCACACACAACGCCATCAAAGTTGTTGTGTGACATTTGgcaaatcttctaactacatgACCAAACAGAAACTTCGTAGCAAACTACAGGAGAATCAGAACCAAACAGATATATGAACCAAATCGTCACTCTTCATTCACAAGTCACTAGCATCGGTCAACTACAGGACCAAACACATATATGAACCAAAAGACGAAGGGCATAAAACAGAACTTACTTAGAAATCCCTTAACCAATAACCACATACTCAGGAAATTGATGGATATattaaacccaacaaaataatGTATTAGTCTATGAGTTGACTCAATTGAAAAACTTATACTGCTAGAGCATGCAGTCTTCGGTGTTCTTTATCTGAGTAAAGTGAAATATTTTTGTAGAGAAGGAATCTGTCACATGCTTTCGCGCTCTGTGCCATCTGCGGATCATCGATAAAATTTAGCCATAGCAAAGGAGAACTCTCTTGGGGTACAATCACAAAGAAATCTCATTTCACCATTCTTAACAGTCTCTACAAGTACTAAGTgctaaatatgaatatggttggAATACTTTGGGTTaggttttattcttctccataaggaggtatatgtAGGAGTTTACATGAGTGCTTTATAAGGAAATAGATACAGTAATCAATTAGGatagtatctcctaattatacaatgatttgtcaactatatagaataggaaagtaaatcccttaattaatcaaggaaataaatctccttgattaattaagagaCTCACGTCATCACTCttcctcaagttggtgcatatatgtcaccaatgcccaacttggtaagtgagtTATGAAATACTCTGCCACAAACAGCTTTTGTTAAGATATCTATCAGTTGATCTTCTGATTTTACGAATGGTTGACGGatgatcttcttctcaattttttctttgataaaatgtctatccacctcaacatgtttggttcaatcatgttgaactggattatggGCAATATCAATAGCTGACTTGTTGTCACAGTGTAACTCCATTGGCTTTTCTGGCTTGAAGCCCAATTCTGTTAAGTGTCTTCTGATCCACAATAACTCACAAACTTCGTGAGCCATTCCTTGATATTCTACTTCTGCACTAGACCGAGGAaccacatttttctttttactccGTCAAGTGACTAggttacctcccacgaatgtaaAGTAACCAGAAGTAAAGCATCTATCTGTAATAGAaccagcccaatcagcatctGCATATCCAACAATTTCAAGATCTCCATTTTTTGAGAACATTATCCTTTCCCAGGGGCTGACTTTAAGTATCTTAAGATCCGATCAACTGcattcctatgagaaacacTGGGCGAATGCATAAACGGACTAACCACACtcacagcatatgcaatatctgCTCTTGTGTGTGCCAGGTATATCAACCTTCCAACAAGGTGTTGGTACTGTTCCTTATTGGTTGGTTCTTGGTCCATGTCTTCACACAACTTGTGATTCATCTCAATGAGTGTGTCAACAGGCTTACATCCAAGTATTCTTGTTTCAGTGAGTAGATCTATTACATACTTCCTTTGAGACAGAAATATACCAGTTTCTAACCTTGCTACTTCgatttcaagaaagtactttaGATCACCTAAATCctcatctcaaattcctgaGACAAATACTTTTGCAACTTCAGTCACTCTTTCGTGTTGTTTCCAGTTACGATtatgtcatctacataaacAATTAATGCAGTAAGTTTTCCTTCATCACGTTTTAAGAATAGGGTGTGATCTGAATTACTCTGTgtatatccaaaattcttcataGATTTAGTAAATTTGTCAAACCATGCCCTGGGAGAttgctttaacccatataatgactttctgagcttgcaaacttgatttttcttgtcaGGAGCTGAATTACATCCTTGGGGTAAGTCCATatatacttcttcttccaagtctccatgtaagaatgcatttttgacatcaaactAATGTAGTGATCAATCGAGATTTGCCGCTAGAGACAATAGGACTATAATAGTGTTAATCTTGGCTACTAGGGCAAAGGTCTCCTCGTAGTCTATCCCATATCTCTGTGTGTACCCCTTCGTCACCAATCTATCTTTCAAATAATTCATCTGCTTTGAGTTTCACAGTATAAATCCACCTACATCCTACTGTCTTCTTTCCATGAGGTAAGGGCACGAGTTCCCATGTGACATTCTTTTGGAGAGTttgcatttcttcattcatagctTCTTCCCATTCTGGGTTTTCTAGTGCTTCAGTTACACTGTTGGAGATAGATATATCAGCCAACTACTACACATAGTGCACACATGACTCTGATAACCATACGTGTATTTGGAATTGGCTCTATGATTTGATTACCACCCAGAAACAAGATTTCTAGATTCTTAAGCTTTGATAACCATACATGTATTTGACCATTGAAGTTACAACCACCCAAACTCAATAACAGAAGAGTTTGAAATCCGTCAAAATCAACCATGTCATCATCAACTGGCACTCCCTCACCTTTAGAGGAACCACCAAGCATGAGTGTGCCAAGACTTTTGGAGCTCATCAATATCTTCATTGCTCCTGTCTAATtagatatgtatatatattccatTGAGGCATCTAATTGCTTTGTGTATGTGTCCTTGCTAAAAATCAGATAAATTGAAAATCGTTAAGGCATCTAAttgcaaacaataaaaagacaaacagtgtgtttcaagaaaagaataaaataacaatCACCTAATTAAGTGGTCAAATGGTTTCagattcaaatgattttttgcagaCATGATCTTTGAaggaatatttaaaaattagatGATTCGAatcattgaaaaataatgtatGGTGGGCCCTAGAAGTGTGCccctcaaataattatttgagggattccATAAAGCTcgctgtatatatatatatatatatatatatgtattaaagCAACCATGCTTGAAAACGATGCAAATTTAAAGTCCACGACTCCTTCAAAGTACTCATAGTCTGTGACTAATGGTAATAATTTTTCATGGAATTCAGAAGATATATTTGTTGCCCCCACTATTGCACAAAATGACAGGTTTATAAGCTGCCATAACCACACAACACAGATTATCCAAACCACTCTGTACGTCGAAGAAAGATTTCCACAAAACGAAGACCTTGTGTATTTTAAAGTCTGCATTGACTCCGAAGTAGTTTCGTCCTCAAGCGAAGATCTTCTTATACTGAAGTTTCATTTTGTCACTTTTAAGGCAGTTGATATGTGATACTAGCGCATCTTCCATGTCAATCAAAGTCCAAGTTCCAGCTTGTTTTCTTGTACTGATGATTTTTCTAAGAAACTTGGAGGATAGTCATTCTTTCAAAGTTGTTTGCCCCACATATGAGGGCAGCTACATTAAAAATATCACGTATCAGACAAGCATCAGTCATTCATAAAGAAGCCCTTTCTACACAAATAGCtgaacataaaattaaaaaggctTAATTATTGATATGGCCTTTGAAACTCAATTTGAATCTCACTCTGCCACCTAAAACTCAATTTGTCACACTTTATCCCCTAAAACTCAATTCTCCGTCTCACTATGCCCATATTCATTAACTCGATAAAAAATAACAGAGCATTCAGTTATGAATAGCGAAATGTTATATAACAGTCAAGCCAGATGTAAGCATACGTTGATGCCCTATTCATGTTATAAAAATCTGTGCTATTAATTCATATTAGACTAGATATAATAACTTTCATGTATTAAGAAATCAAGAGTCACAAATTTCGACTTCCCAAAAATAATCAGTGAGAAATCACAGCAAAAAATGCTAAAAGGATGCACAAGACGCATCGGATGAACATGTTAAAGCCAAGATATGGAATCAAATTGAGATGTCAGCAAACAACAACCGCATGATGCAAATTATATATTCAAAGAGAAGACCTCATCGGGTTTTAAGAGGGGGCCACCGGAGGACTTGAGCTGCTTAATTCAAAGGACTTGAGCAACTGTAGTTGATTTTTAGTACAACAATGGCATGTGAACCACAAGACAAAAAGGCATGAAACATAACATATCTAAGACAaagtttatatatttaatcCATAACATATCTAAGACAAAGTTTACATGAAATATATTACAATCTTCCTCAACGCGTTTTCATATTCTGAAACTGTAGCATATATAATGGCTTCATTATCAATGTCATCAAAAATGTCTCtcaatatgtatgtatataacCATTGTAATTTCCCATCCGATTTCACAATCAATTCTTCAAAACATTCATGGCTGAAAATCCTCTTCGACGATTTCCGATTTCGCAGCTGAAGTTGTTACTTGCAAAAGGTAGAGTGCAGAAATCACATCCGAAAAAGAAGACATAATTATAAGAACAAACTGTGCCTTATTACGTCGGGCacacaagagaaagaaaagaaaagcagaataaaaagtacaatattaacaatatatatcTAGCCTCTAAGCCTTCTTTTCATCATGTTGATGTGGACTGTTATCATCACATAGAGCCTATCTTGTAGACTTTCTATGAATCGAAAATACGCACATCTCCATGTCTTGTTAATAATTAAACACCACACACTCCAAACTAGTTTTgttgaatgcatatgccatcaaaacaatatattcactaacaattaagagtttatttatactttcgttaaatataacttaagattttgtggtatccactagtgtaaatattttaaattgaagatcaaattcagtcattgtattcatatagggtcaaggagtgtagctgtaaaaaatcatcaaaatcggagttaaaataaccattaaatcatgatttttcatttataaccgttgaaaagttttgtccggttacttgatctctgaatgtttattttttccgatttttggcttATATTGTAATGACctaaacctaaaattcatatttaatgagtaatttattatgaggaaagacaattttgcccttggaataatttattaacgaaaagttgactttttgaccaaaaaggaatttgacaaatttacatacaccgttgcgtagatcacgacgaaatgagttcgtagacacgaagtggacTCGAGtcggagctttaacgaagaaaatacggttaAAATACCACGAGGGGTAAAATGGTAAATTGCAAAATCAGATTTAAACcctcagtttctctctctccctcagtttttctttctctctctctctctctctcctgtcGCACGAAACCATTCCCCCTAACCCAGCcgatttttcttctcctcgcCACCACCACGTCCGGCCATCAACTTCGTCGGCACCGGTCCCAAAAGAACCAGCTCGTCCTCCTCTACACGTCTCAGCCCTCAGCCGCTCCACTCCGCCCCTGGCGTCGCCGAAAACTGCAGAAATTCCGTcggttttgtcaaaacttcaacccgctcgttctccttcaattcccctccaaatttgtcgagtaaggtatggatttctacctattttccatgctctagctgatggttgggtaggtttgcatcgattttgaccgtagctagctcagttttcaaattagaattcggccgattttcagcCTCcatgttcggccacttccggtcagtttttgggggtaggtccaagaacattagtggttccaaatatggtgttatacctacgGTAGGAGTTTAGGgccttggttttgagattttctggcgatgcataatcgctttggacacccagcgctgccggcgcgtgcggcggtgcgtgggcgagggtgttGCAGTGGCACTGTGTCTTGATACGATCCTTAGGTCGTCATGAgtgcataggaattcgcggatcgcaatttggataccgtttgagcctcgaacggatttttcatattgtgcgattatcgggttcaatactgttgagccgttggatcgtaatcaatttcagatatgttactctagataatttcaaaaacgtgtaggattcgacggattgtgaatcagagtcccggatactccgaaatcgcgaaccctagggctagggtttagaaatttttcgattacacgatcgtgtttaatccgaccgtccgatcgacaccaataccctcgggacatgtgtcctagatatattggaccttctagcggcatccggatcatattgtgaggtcatggacccgtgggatcccggattgactttttgggacgttagcgctttttgagtcccaagataccgctaaactatcccacgtggaaggaaagcgtttatgggcatagggataactttaaattgacgcacgtacttttaggagccgggggtagggttttaatttaatactatattgtattaatagaatattatggtcattgaatcaggcacccgggtaccagttgacccgcaggagggaccttcaagaggtctagcgagctcggactatcagtgagtggactctttgttttaataaacgaatttaagcagttcagtttcagttatcagctgttttattctgtaAAATAGTTTATGTtacatgctgccgagtgaaatcgcctttaaagaatataggaaaTGATATTCTcattaattatcagataaatggcagcaaaattttaaaggttacagaaagttaattattcaacagttttgcttcagaaactttatattttcttaaaccacctcgtacccagttattaaatgttgccttcggattatatttgttgccttcggtttagtcagcatgcttgacagttgccccatgagttccttggtactcgaactcgtgtggagcgagtaatgcggatcaggtgaactacggtcccctgcatcctgcgagttgcggctcagaTTGACTTcatgtcactgagacctgcgagtatgtgtcacccatggtgatgcaaggaattgatagatataaggatttgacggaaataagggtacacctaggtgatagttttcaattgttttcaaatgtatagttatatacatgcattgatttcaaaaataaagaaaataagttagtttgtataactgtttttcagtggggttagtatgtaaatatgttattttctaaattttgtttttggtccactcaccctttttgttgttttgcgcccccaggcagtagacgtgcacaggaatccaccacagGGCcatttcccatcttccgcgcctctcttttgatgtaggatttttgttttgtaaaaggattaactcctttgtaaattgttAGTAgttgctctgatgttttgcccttgATTGACacttgaactgttggaatgtatatatacgtatgctggcagttggttgtatatatatatgtacttgtttggcaggtgaaaatattttggtattgagctagttacaagggaaactctgccgggtttttggtagaagtcaacctttttattttatcatgttttgtgtagaggggcaaataggtcatttgtgcccgacattcgccaggtgtcggacacgcacagggtctggttcggattccaaagcggaatttggatcgggtcctatCATATAtcatctcgaagtataaacaaacaagtttgacggttggatcgttgaaactagtttcgtagaatgcatatgtcatcaaaataatatattcactaacaattaagagtttatttacactttcgttaaatataacataagattttgtggtatccactagtgtaaatattttaaattgaagatcaaattcagtcattgtattcatatagggtcaaggagtgtagctgtaaaaaatcaaaatcagagtTAAAATAatcgttaaatcatgatttttcatttataaccgtcgaaaagttttgtccccgttacttgatctctaaatgtttattttttccgatttttggcgtatatgatctcgaagtataaacaaacaagtttgatggttgaatcgttgaaactagtttcgtagaatgcttatgccatcaaaacaatatatttactaacaattaagagtttattttactttcgttaaatataatataagattttgtggtatccactagcgtaaatattttaaattgaagatcaaattcagtcattgtattcatatagggtcaaggagtgtagctgtaaaaaaaatcatcaaaatcggagttaaaataaccgttaaatcgtgatttttcatttataatcatcgaaaagttttgtccgttgctagatctctgaatgtttgtttttttgcaatttttggaGTAtacgatctcgaagtatatacaaacaagtctgacggttggatcgttgaatggtgtgtgcatatatatatatttattaaatagctttaaatttatttattttgtccgtataacacttaagaaattgaatagtatatatatttattaaataactttaaccttatttatattttcagtcgtaaaataaaattattttattttttattattcataacaattatttttataaatattgtgctacgaaccaatttttcgtctctcaaaagtttgcaCGACCAAcagttcgtcgcgcaaaactctaaaaatttgggcgggtactaaaaatgggacgcgagattttaaaataaaataaagttttagactttgcgcgaccaatattttttgtcactcaaaactttgcgtgaccaatatatatttttcatcgcgcaaaaatttgggcgggtaccaaaaatgggacgcgggaattttttatttatgttttagtaattttttttagactttgcgcaaccaatattcctatattcgttgcgcaaaactttgcaCAACCAACATGTTTCGTCGACGACcaatattccaatatttttcgtcgagcaaagtgatacgatttttaaaaccaaaataactcctccaccattttcgcaatgtctttctctactcttacctctcctctctctttccctctccccaaatcccaccctttctctcacactcactcatctcacttaatctctcatctttctcttcactatctctcactctctcacctCTCTTTTCACtgtctctcactctcactcactctctcatctctctatcactatcttctctaattctctcacactcacttctccctctcattctcactcactctcaatcttgcccaaaaggtatattctctcccaattttaattttttttcattaatatgcgtttttggagttagttttgagtttgtgtggggtttggggttgagtaaaggggagggattggagtttgggttggatttgtggtataacaattttaggggagattatgccttcttttttttttctttttttttggttatttgaccatatttgtttttttaatagggAATCATCGAGACTTTGTGTAATGACccggtcctaaataaattagtaaatattaatttattgagagaaaataccattttacccttaaaatattttattaggatttaagttgactttttgacagggaagaaatttgagaatttCGGCTATACCATTGCGTAGATCACGgggagatgagtccgtagacatgtggtgggctcgaatcggagttgtaatgaGAAAGATAAGATCAAAATATCCtcagtggcataaccgtaattttgacaaaaatggTTTGATCAAATCagattttcttctctctctctctctctctcctcctcaaacaggctctctctctctcctctctcgcGCGGGCAGCTACAGCCTACCACGTTTTGGCCGGCCGTTCTCTCTTCCAGCCACCAATCACGACTGGGCCAGTACCAAAATGACTGGGTCGTCGTCCTCTTTCAACCCCAGCTAGCTCCCACTGTAAGCCGCCGTGGTTTCACCGgaagatggagaagaagcggccGGTGTCGTCCGAACTTCTCCgacgtcgatctccctcctccggccaccgattTCGATGAATGAaatatggtttctcacctagttttcatgctctagctgcctgttgggtaggattcaATCAATTCTTAGTGTAGGTAATTCGAtttacgaattgaaattcggtcAATTTTGGGATCTCGAATCCCCACTTCCGGTCATTTTTTGGGGAAGgtccaagaaaaaaagtggctccaaatagggcgttatacctagggtaggagtttggagccgtagTTTGAGATTTTCTGAcaatgcgtaatcgctttgggcacccacgcacTGCTGGCGCATGCGGCGGatcgtgggcactgtagaaaaaggtCACTATGTCCCGATGTAATCTCCTGGTTCTCACGAGTGTGTAAGTGtgctcggatttcaatttggataccgtttgagcctagAACGGATATCGCCTATTGCTCGTTAtctgggttcgataggttgggaccgttggatggtcttgaatttattatatgttaatctaggcatTTCTAGGATcgcgtaggaattcacggatcgtgaatcggagccccggatgttccgatttaataatttaaattttatgtttataataaccgtcagatcgtgcgatcgtaagcgatccgaccgtccaatctggaccaaacttgcaggacgagtgtcctatacTTTATGGAACTTATATGAACTTTCAgatcggaatttggaggtTGTAGGCCCCGTGGGCCTATTTGACCAAGTTTGGGTAgctttgacccttggttgatcgtgagtcttccgaggtagtttTGCCTTCCTAAGAGAATTATTATGACCCTAGTGAAAGGTCTTGAGTGTTGTGGAGCTGTGTTGACTAGGTTGAGATTTTTAGGAtgtctattattattataggaAACTttttgatattattttaaaaaatgaaaattatgaaatttatgtttatgtgAATGATCGTTGGTCtagaaataatatttttatccTGATTAAATTACGTTGTAGTCTACTATAGACTGATATCATTAAAATGAGAATACATCTAGTATTAATTTAGATAAGTGAGAgtatgtcaatttaaagtgctatacgcactaccctaAGTACCATCCTATGAtcgttaggtcccacgtggcgtaggttatccggcgtgcggacagaccccatacgtggcgttggtagtaccggcgtttgggaagattat belongs to Prunus persica cultivar Lovell chromosome G4, Prunus_persica_NCBIv2, whole genome shotgun sequence and includes:
- the LOC18779349 gene encoding receptor-like protein 2, whose translation is MAHGFLLFLLFSYIISTNIHACKQTERSSLLSFASTLSSPPSNWTSFDCCRWKGITCNQDAWVTHLLLPSQGLKGGISPSSLGNLTHLTHLNLSHNSLYGSLETQFFLSLNHLEILDLSYNLLYGELPLSLSSCNIQIVDLSSNHFLGAIPSSFFQQASNLTSFNVSNNTFTGYIPSSICLHSSPFLRLLDFSSNIFNGNVALGLGKCSKLLVFRAGHNNLSGLLPEDIYNATKLEEISLPLNSLHGAISDKIVNLTNLAILDLDFNYFGGKLPLNMGKLSKLKIVTLDFNNFEGALPSSLMNCTNLLELRLGSNNLEGDISKLDFSRLSQLTKLDMWNNNFTGTVPVSLYSCRSLKAIRLTRNHLEGQIHDEILSLKSLSFLSLGYNRFTNLKGAMKILMSCKSLHVLLLTGSFKGEGMPYGDDMVDFDGFQNLRFLSLARSDLTGQIPVWLSKLKNLEVLQLGFNQITGPIPSWLGTLPRLFYISLPNNRISGEFPRQICRLPRLLYEPIASQVEQYEIELPVFGHSKTTTRTFPSQKLSFYREWIDIANNNIVGDIPTEIGQLHLLRGLALSSNNLSGVIPDQISNLKNLEILDLSMNHLSGKIPLSLASLNFLKYFNASYNNLEGPIPTGTQLQSFNSSAFEGNSKLCGAPLPKKCGQDNKDNRDVDHGLHQLLWFYIFATLGFILGFWGVCGSLIINKTWRYAYFRFMDNLQDKFYVMVTVRINTMKRRLRG